The following are encoded together in the Capsulimonas corticalis genome:
- a CDS encoding PLP-dependent aminotransferase family protein, which yields MPKRAAGAILTGLNLDRTLAAPLHRQIYDGVRSAILDRRLTPGERLPSTRTLAGDLGVSRRTVVDAFSQLYAEGYIDERVGAGAYVARALPEDFLNLVVPAKPLPEAIADTPQFSQRFLEQKKHTSQAIAQFLRGQKLGRAFLLGTPALDEFPNALWGRLGARVGRRTTRHASSYQPTAGCLPLRESVAAYLGSARGVRCSPEQILIVAGSQQAIAIAAHVLIDPGDAVWMEEPGYFGAKGALLGTGARLIPVPVDSEGLNVAAGRERAPDARMAFVTPSHQMPLGVTMSLARRLALLEWAREAHSWIIEDDYDSEYRYVSRPLAALQSLDTHGRVIYTGTFSKVLFPALRLGYIVAPPALVDAFAVARRLMDSHSPLREQLILTEFMQEGHFERHIRRMRSLYQERQQLLVEETRRELGGTLDTAPADGGMHLVGYLPTSIDDGKVALAAEKQGIRTQALSHNYLETPQRSGLVLGYAAASSQEIIDGVRGLATILRAG from the coding sequence GTGCCGAAACGCGCTGCTGGGGCCATTCTGACGGGCCTGAACCTGGACCGAACGCTGGCGGCGCCCCTGCATCGACAGATTTACGATGGGGTGCGGAGCGCCATTCTCGACCGCCGACTGACACCCGGCGAGCGTCTCCCCTCCACGCGCACGCTCGCCGGCGATCTCGGCGTGTCGCGGCGTACGGTGGTGGACGCCTTCTCGCAGCTGTACGCCGAAGGTTATATCGACGAGCGCGTGGGAGCGGGCGCTTATGTCGCGCGGGCGCTTCCCGAGGACTTCCTGAATCTCGTCGTTCCCGCAAAGCCTCTTCCGGAAGCGATCGCGGACACGCCGCAGTTCTCCCAGCGATTTCTGGAGCAGAAAAAGCACACGTCCCAGGCGATCGCGCAGTTTCTGCGCGGGCAGAAGTTAGGACGCGCGTTTCTGCTCGGCACGCCGGCGCTGGACGAATTCCCAAACGCCCTCTGGGGCCGACTGGGCGCGCGGGTGGGACGCAGAACGACGCGGCACGCGTCGTCCTATCAACCGACCGCCGGCTGCCTGCCACTGCGAGAATCGGTCGCGGCCTATCTGGGATCCGCGCGCGGGGTCCGATGCTCGCCGGAACAGATCTTGATCGTCGCCGGATCGCAGCAGGCCATCGCCATCGCCGCGCATGTCCTGATCGATCCCGGAGACGCCGTCTGGATGGAGGAGCCGGGGTACTTCGGCGCCAAAGGCGCGCTGCTGGGAACCGGCGCGCGTCTTATTCCCGTTCCCGTGGACAGCGAAGGACTGAACGTCGCTGCAGGACGTGAGCGCGCCCCCGATGCGCGCATGGCGTTCGTCACCCCATCGCACCAGATGCCACTGGGCGTAACCATGAGCCTCGCGCGGCGGCTCGCCCTGCTGGAGTGGGCCCGCGAAGCACACTCCTGGATCATCGAGGACGACTACGACAGCGAGTACCGCTATGTCAGCCGTCCCCTGGCCGCGCTGCAAAGCCTGGATACCCACGGACGCGTGATTTACACCGGCACCTTCAGCAAAGTGCTGTTCCCCGCCCTGCGCCTCGGCTACATCGTCGCGCCGCCGGCGCTCGTCGACGCCTTCGCCGTCGCCCGCCGCCTGATGGACTCACACTCGCCGCTGCGCGAACAGCTCATCCTCACGGAATTCATGCAGGAAGGCCACTTCGAGCGCCACATCCGCCGCATGCGATCGCTCTATCAAGAACGCCAGCAGCTGCTCGTGGAAGAAACTCGACGCGAACTCGGCGGAACACTAGACACCGCCCCCGCCGACGGCGGCATGCACCTCGTCGGCTACCTCCCGACAAGCATCGATGACGGGAAAGTGGCGCTGGCGGCGGAGAAACAAGGCATCCGAACGCAAGCGCTCTCCCACAACTATCTAGAAACCCCACAGCGCTCGGGCCTGGTCCTCGGCTACGCAGCCGCCTCCTCCCAAGAGATCATCGACGGCGTACGCGGCCTCGCGACGATACTCCGCGCAGGCTAA
- a CDS encoding phosphoribosylanthranilate isomerase, with the protein MPLIKICGITSWNDAKAAVDAGADMLGFVCDENSERLILPDVFYEISSRLPARIICVGAFAGHTHPQWRLASAELFARFHQIQYYDDAIWPEVIRENWDMRRKVKAFHLTGDKDLRTIAAFNGLVQNFLLNVHAPAPAGHPHPESYGWSLAREVHQFGKRIYLAGGLTPETVRAAVVNVRPYAVDVTVGVEASPGVKDPAKMAAFVRAVRGEK; encoded by the coding sequence ATGCCGCTCATCAAGATCTGCGGGATCACCAGCTGGAACGACGCGAAGGCGGCGGTGGATGCGGGCGCAGATATGCTGGGGTTTGTCTGTGATGAGAACAGTGAGCGGCTGATCCTGCCGGATGTCTTTTATGAGATCTCGTCGCGGCTGCCCGCGCGGATCATTTGTGTCGGCGCCTTCGCCGGTCATACCCATCCCCAGTGGCGTCTGGCGAGCGCCGAGCTGTTCGCCCGGTTCCACCAAATCCAATATTACGACGACGCCATTTGGCCGGAAGTGATACGCGAAAACTGGGACATGCGGCGCAAAGTCAAAGCGTTCCACCTGACCGGCGACAAAGACCTGCGCACGATCGCCGCGTTTAACGGCCTCGTGCAGAACTTTCTGCTCAACGTCCACGCGCCCGCCCCCGCGGGACATCCCCACCCAGAATCCTACGGCTGGTCGCTCGCCCGCGAAGTCCACCAATTCGGCAAACGCATCTATCTCGCCGGCGGGCTGACCCCAGAAACCGTCCGCGCGGCGGTCGTCAACGTGCGCCCCTATGCCGTGGACGTTACTGTAGGCGTCGAAGCATCGCCCGGCGTAAAAGACCCCGCCAAAATGGCCGCCTTCGTGCGCGCCGTACGGGGAGAGAAATAG
- a CDS encoding DUF6188 family protein, which yields MKTITRRGKDTILPIVGDSVSELCLSASRPFAIVFQDASNEESHLTLEQDILLKRGDVERRVPSYRSNAPFDPSQLSPLLDLLGSMVTDTCAYHDGRLEVTFSCQWSLLVLPIESYEAWRFQYPRPGRPIGGNLAHAQSLGGYEGGLVG from the coding sequence TTGAAAACAATCACACGAAGAGGTAAGGATACGATCTTGCCTATTGTCGGCGACTCCGTTTCCGAATTATGTTTGAGCGCATCACGACCGTTTGCTATTGTCTTTCAAGACGCCAGCAATGAAGAATCTCATTTGACGCTTGAGCAGGATATCCTGCTCAAGCGTGGCGATGTTGAGCGGCGAGTACCCAGCTATCGTTCTAACGCGCCCTTTGATCCAAGCCAATTATCTCCGTTGTTGGATCTGCTTGGCTCGATGGTTACTGACACCTGCGCTTATCACGATGGCCGTCTGGAAGTGACATTCTCTTGTCAATGGAGCCTGCTTGTTCTGCCCATTGAAAGTTATGAGGCTTGGCGTTTTCAATATCCTCGTCCTGGGCGTCCTATTGGAGGTAACCTTGCGCACGCACAGAGCCTGGGTGGATACGAGGGGGGACTTGTCGGATAA
- a CDS encoding RNA polymerase sigma factor gives MDDQRLLREFTERRSQGAFSELTRRYLRLVYSTCLRELGDVEAAQDATQVVFLLLARKARSLRGRAHLPGWLFHTARLVSKNLRKQERRRAEREQTVMRGMLEDEGGAAEWQSVDPYLNDALSSLKALDRDAVLLRFFEGCTLSEVGSQLGVSEEGARKRVDRALDKMRGYFTRHGIAAPSAALALLLSAHAAKAVPMDCVRSVQALSVPAASGAAVSSYAGAKIAHLTQGVIQVMTMTTFKTAAVVLVLAGAGVGGFWQIASGAQAASKGPIIAVSGPVPKIVQQAVHSAYAGDFSSLNSSLAPEMKSVLTKDAVSGTSAQLKALGSIKDTSLVSRQAMDDSEEYRFTIHAVLGTAEGRLDQTSDGKISLFELTPGAISPVTSPQALLDQAVALTVAGDAAALRAKSTPQMANLLTPDAVSSIQSQLRAFGSITKVTIDQKTNAGGAITAQFHIDFTSGQATGTLTEDAQSRIAGLEFHLAL, from the coding sequence ATGGACGATCAGCGCTTACTGCGCGAATTTACGGAGCGACGGTCGCAGGGGGCGTTCTCGGAGCTGACGCGGCGGTACCTGCGTCTGGTGTACTCGACGTGTCTGCGCGAACTGGGAGACGTGGAGGCGGCGCAGGACGCAACGCAGGTTGTGTTTCTGCTGCTGGCGCGCAAAGCGCGCTCGCTGCGGGGACGAGCGCATCTGCCGGGGTGGCTGTTTCATACCGCGCGCCTGGTGTCCAAAAATCTTCGCAAGCAGGAGCGCCGGCGGGCGGAGCGGGAGCAGACAGTCATGCGTGGCATGCTTGAAGATGAGGGCGGCGCGGCGGAATGGCAATCCGTCGATCCCTATCTAAACGATGCGCTGTCGTCACTGAAGGCCCTGGACCGGGACGCCGTGCTGCTTCGGTTCTTTGAGGGCTGCACGCTGTCCGAGGTCGGATCGCAGTTGGGAGTATCCGAGGAAGGCGCGCGCAAGCGCGTGGACCGAGCGCTGGACAAGATGCGCGGATACTTCACTCGCCATGGAATCGCGGCTCCCTCCGCCGCTCTGGCGCTCCTGCTCAGCGCGCACGCCGCCAAAGCCGTTCCCATGGACTGCGTTCGTTCCGTCCAGGCGCTCAGCGTTCCGGCCGCCTCCGGAGCCGCCGTTTCCTCCTACGCCGGCGCGAAAATCGCGCATCTGACACAAGGAGTGATTCAAGTGATGACAATGACAACTTTCAAAACGGCCGCTGTGGTTCTCGTACTCGCCGGCGCGGGTGTCGGCGGCTTCTGGCAAATCGCTTCCGGGGCGCAGGCGGCGTCGAAAGGCCCGATCATCGCGGTCTCCGGCCCCGTCCCCAAGATCGTCCAGCAGGCGGTCCATTCCGCCTACGCCGGCGACTTTTCTTCATTGAACTCGTCACTGGCGCCGGAGATGAAGAGCGTGCTGACAAAAGACGCCGTCTCCGGCACCAGCGCCCAGCTCAAGGCGCTGGGATCCATCAAGGATACATCTCTTGTTTCCCGGCAAGCGATGGACGACAGCGAAGAGTATCGTTTCACGATCCACGCCGTGCTGGGAACGGCGGAAGGACGGCTCGATCAAACCTCGGACGGGAAGATCTCGCTCTTCGAGCTCACTCCAGGAGCGATTTCTCCCGTGACATCCCCGCAAGCGCTGCTGGACCAAGCCGTCGCGCTGACCGTCGCCGGCGACGCCGCCGCGCTGCGTGCGAAGTCCACTCCCCAAATGGCGAATCTTCTCACTCCCGACGCCGTTTCGTCGATACAGTCCCAGCTTCGCGCGTTCGGCTCCATTACAAAAGTGACGATCGATCAAAAAACAAACGCCGGCGGGGCCATCACTGCCCAATTTCACATCGACTTCACCAGCGGCCAGGCGACCGGGACGCTGACAGAAGACGCGCAAAGCCGAATTGCCGGCCTGGAGTTTCACCTCGCTCTATGA
- the trpC gene encoding indole-3-glycerol phosphate synthase TrpC, with amino-acid sequence MADTILQTILAHKKMEMAQRRREVPFAEIRDRAADQPPTRDFTAALRRPRLGKVALIAEVKKASPTAGLIRADFDAVQIARTYEDSGADCLSVLTDERFFQGHDEFLKAVRKSVNLPLLRKDFTVDPYQIYEARVLGADAILLIASALTPYQIQDYSAVARSLGLQALVEVHSVSEMQVASHAGATLIGINSRDLSTFVTDLGIVERLASMVGPGATLVAESGIKTPADITRVREAGAHAILVGETLMRAEDIGGAVRALLG; translated from the coding sequence ATGGCTGATACGATTTTACAGACGATTCTGGCGCACAAGAAGATGGAGATGGCGCAGCGAAGGCGCGAGGTTCCGTTTGCCGAGATCCGCGACCGCGCCGCCGATCAGCCGCCGACACGCGACTTCACCGCCGCGCTGCGCCGCCCGCGTCTGGGCAAGGTCGCATTGATCGCCGAGGTCAAGAAGGCTTCGCCCACCGCCGGTCTGATCCGAGCCGACTTCGACGCCGTTCAGATCGCCCGGACCTACGAAGACAGCGGCGCCGACTGCCTTTCCGTGCTCACCGACGAACGCTTTTTCCAGGGCCACGACGAGTTCTTAAAAGCCGTCCGCAAATCCGTCAATCTGCCGCTGCTGCGCAAGGACTTCACTGTCGATCCCTACCAGATCTATGAAGCCCGCGTGCTGGGCGCCGACGCCATCCTGCTGATCGCAAGCGCTCTGACGCCGTACCAGATCCAGGACTACAGCGCCGTCGCCCGCAGCCTGGGCCTGCAAGCCCTGGTGGAAGTGCACAGCGTCTCCGAAATGCAGGTGGCGAGTCACGCCGGCGCCACCCTGATCGGCATCAACAGCCGTGACCTCTCCACCTTCGTCACGGACCTTGGCATCGTCGAGCGTCTGGCGTCGATGGTCGGCCCCGGCGCCACCCTGGTCGCCGAAAGCGGCATCAAAACCCCAGCCGACATCACCCGCGTCCGCGAAGCCGGCGCGCACGCGATTCTCGTCGGCGAAACATTGATGCGCGCGGAGGATATTGGCGGTGCGGTGCGAGCGTTACTGGGGTAG
- a CDS encoding carboxymuconolactone decarboxylase family protein, which translates to MTDHTHTPRMNLLEIAPEVYAAMRAFGKTTDEFGLDAGLREMLKIRASQINACAFCLDMHVQEARRHGITDDRMHLIAAWREAPCFNEAERAAFELTEAVTRVSEGGVSDSLYERVRTQFTERQYVGLLTTITAINSWNRLMVGVGNVPSIR; encoded by the coding sequence ATGACGGATCACACACACACGCCGCGCATGAACCTGCTGGAAATCGCCCCTGAAGTTTACGCGGCCATGCGGGCGTTCGGCAAAACCACGGACGAATTTGGCCTGGACGCGGGGCTGCGCGAGATGCTCAAGATCCGAGCCTCTCAGATCAACGCCTGCGCGTTCTGCCTGGATATGCATGTTCAGGAGGCTCGCCGTCACGGGATCACCGACGATCGCATGCATCTGATCGCCGCCTGGCGGGAGGCGCCCTGCTTCAACGAGGCGGAGCGCGCGGCGTTCGAGCTGACGGAGGCCGTGACGCGAGTCTCCGAAGGCGGCGTCTCCGACTCGCTTTACGAGCGGGTGCGGACCCAGTTTACGGAGCGCCAGTATGTGGGACTGCTGACAACCATCACGGCGATCAATTCCTGGAACCGGCTGATGGTCGGTGTCGGCAATGTTCCCTCGATCCGATAG
- a CDS encoding dual specificity protein phosphatase family protein, with protein MKYAVTLAVIGVAQLYVARSAGSGAWLLAWSGLSWILASTAYLPVGPRVFGKRPGGTMAWGSVVLLLPYLLVTWGLWELQKRLTRERSCHEIAPGLWLGRRCSAAELPPGIMLVADLTAEFGEPRDVRAGRAYLCLPTMDAAAPSLPGFRQMVETIAAHPGPVYVHCALGHGRSATVVAAALAACGQAASIDEAIQIVRAARPGIEINAAQHALLEQWSADARPNHRAR; from the coding sequence ATGAAATACGCCGTCACGCTCGCCGTCATCGGAGTCGCTCAGTTGTACGTCGCGCGCAGCGCGGGGTCTGGGGCGTGGCTGCTGGCATGGTCCGGGCTAAGCTGGATTCTCGCGTCGACGGCGTATCTTCCCGTGGGTCCGCGTGTCTTCGGCAAGCGGCCTGGGGGAACGATGGCGTGGGGGAGCGTCGTTTTGCTGTTGCCGTATCTCCTGGTGACCTGGGGATTGTGGGAATTGCAAAAGCGGCTGACGCGTGAGAGGTCATGTCATGAGATCGCGCCGGGGCTCTGGCTGGGGCGACGGTGCTCGGCGGCGGAGCTGCCGCCCGGTATCATGCTGGTCGCGGATCTGACGGCTGAGTTTGGGGAGCCGAGGGACGTGCGCGCGGGACGCGCTTATCTGTGTCTGCCGACGATGGACGCCGCCGCGCCGTCTCTGCCAGGGTTCCGGCAAATGGTGGAGACTATTGCCGCGCACCCAGGTCCCGTTTACGTTCACTGCGCGCTGGGGCATGGGCGCTCGGCGACAGTCGTCGCGGCGGCGCTGGCGGCGTGCGGTCAGGCGGCGTCCATCGATGAGGCGATACAGATCGTGCGCGCTGCGCGGCCTGGGATCGAGATCAACGCCGCGCAGCATGCGCTGCTGGAGCAATGGAGCGCAGACGCCCGGCCCAATCATAGAGCGAGGTGA
- the trpD gene encoding anthranilate phosphoribosyltransferase, with protein sequence MKHAIQKLIDRQDLTEEESASAMTQIMEGAATPAQIAALAVALRAKGESIAEITGFARVMREYAVQVPVQTDKVIVDTCGTGGDSLKTFNISTAAALVVAADGRLAVAKHGNRAATSKCGSADVLEALGVKLDLPPHDVGRCVEEVGIGFLFAPSMHPSFKYAAGPRREIGIRTIFNMLGPLTNPAGASVQLIGVYDGAVCETLAHVLRNLGSQRALLVHGLEGLDELSTLGKTAVSELKDGEVRSYILDADTELGLPIATIHELAASDTPEDNARILLGVLRGEDRGPRREIALLNAAGVLMVGGVVESLSDGVARAGELIDSGAAQDALERLREFTNG encoded by the coding sequence ATGAAACATGCGATACAGAAGCTGATCGACCGGCAGGACCTCACCGAGGAAGAGTCCGCCAGCGCCATGACACAGATCATGGAAGGCGCGGCGACCCCCGCGCAGATCGCCGCTCTGGCGGTGGCGCTGCGCGCGAAGGGCGAATCGATCGCCGAGATCACGGGTTTCGCGCGCGTGATGCGTGAGTACGCCGTGCAGGTTCCCGTGCAGACCGACAAGGTCATCGTGGATACCTGCGGCACCGGCGGCGACAGCCTCAAGACCTTCAATATCTCAACGGCGGCGGCGCTGGTCGTCGCGGCGGATGGGCGGCTTGCGGTAGCGAAGCACGGCAACCGGGCGGCGACCAGCAAGTGCGGCAGCGCCGACGTTCTGGAGGCGCTGGGCGTGAAGCTCGATCTGCCGCCCCACGATGTCGGCCGGTGCGTGGAGGAAGTCGGCATCGGCTTTTTGTTCGCGCCGTCCATGCATCCCTCGTTCAAGTACGCCGCCGGCCCGCGCCGGGAGATTGGCATCCGGACGATCTTCAACATGCTTGGACCGCTCACGAACCCCGCCGGCGCCAGCGTGCAACTCATCGGCGTCTACGACGGCGCCGTCTGCGAGACACTCGCACACGTACTGCGCAACCTCGGCAGCCAACGCGCCTTATTAGTGCATGGCCTGGAAGGTCTGGATGAGCTTTCGACGCTCGGCAAGACCGCCGTCAGCGAACTCAAGGACGGTGAAGTGCGCTCTTACATTCTGGACGCCGACACCGAGCTTGGCCTGCCGATCGCGACCATCCATGAGCTGGCGGCGAGCGATACGCCGGAAGACAACGCGCGGATTCTGCTTGGCGTGCTGCGCGGCGAGGACCGGGGACCGCGCCGCGAAATCGCCCTTCTCAATGCGGCCGGCGTGCTGATGGTGGGCGGTGTGGTAGAATCGCTGTCAGATGGCGTGGCGCGCGCCGGCGAGCTGATCGACAGCGGCGCGGCGCAGGACGCCCTGGAGCGATTGCGGGAGTTTACGAATGGCTGA
- a CDS encoding S24 family peptidase, with product MSWALSAKEALRKGETVQIKPRGHSMHGKVNDGDLVTVEPCDPATLTVGDIVLVRVHGNDYLHLVKAIDKGRFQIGNNRGGINGWVGPNGIYGKATKVEAP from the coding sequence ATGAGCTGGGCCTTATCCGCCAAAGAAGCCTTACGCAAAGGCGAGACCGTGCAGATCAAACCGCGCGGACACTCCATGCACGGCAAAGTCAACGACGGCGACCTCGTGACTGTCGAACCCTGCGATCCCGCCACCCTCACTGTCGGCGATATTGTGCTGGTCCGTGTCCATGGGAACGACTACTTGCATCTGGTCAAAGCCATCGACAAAGGGCGCTTCCAAATCGGGAATAACCGTGGCGGAATCAACGGATGGGTCGGGCCAAACGGGATTTATGGCAAGGCGACGAAAGTGGAAGCGCCGTAA
- a CDS encoding isocitrate lyase/PEP mutase family protein, translating to MTTQREKAIRLRELHQGPRILALPNVWDCAGARLVEEAGFSVVATASASMSWSLGYPDGQSLPREEMLFMVRRIAATAQVPVTVDIEAGYGANSVSEVIKTAQGVLDAGAVGINLEDGDGDGGLTDIAFQSEKIIALRALGEFAGIPIVINARTDVFHAGILEPDEQFPEAVRRLNAYRAAGADCLFAPFVTDAPMISALVRDLHGPLNILAMPGMPSLCELEAMGVRRVSTGPALFLAAATTARRMAEHLREDGVCRTAGPGSIIYPEMNRLMMRVTEL from the coding sequence TTGACAACACAGCGTGAAAAGGCGATTCGGCTGCGCGAGCTTCACCAGGGACCGCGTATTTTGGCCCTGCCGAATGTTTGGGATTGCGCGGGCGCCCGATTGGTGGAGGAGGCGGGATTCTCCGTTGTCGCCACCGCGAGCGCCAGCATGTCCTGGTCGCTGGGGTACCCCGACGGCCAGTCCTTGCCTCGGGAGGAGATGCTGTTCATGGTCCGGCGAATCGCCGCGACGGCGCAGGTCCCGGTGACGGTGGATATTGAGGCGGGCTACGGCGCGAACAGCGTTTCCGAAGTCATCAAAACGGCGCAGGGGGTGCTGGACGCCGGCGCTGTTGGGATCAACCTGGAGGACGGCGATGGGGACGGCGGCCTGACGGACATTGCGTTTCAATCGGAAAAGATCATCGCGCTGCGCGCGCTGGGGGAGTTTGCGGGGATCCCCATCGTGATCAACGCCCGCACCGACGTCTTCCACGCCGGTATTCTCGAGCCCGATGAGCAGTTCCCGGAAGCCGTCCGCCGCCTGAACGCCTACCGCGCGGCGGGCGCGGACTGCCTTTTCGCCCCGTTCGTAACCGACGCCCCAATGATCTCCGCGCTCGTCCGCGACCTCCATGGCCCGCTGAATATCCTCGCGATGCCCGGAATGCCGTCGCTCTGTGAACTGGAAGCCATGGGAGTCCGCCGCGTCAGCACCGGCCCTGCGCTTTTCCTGGCGGCCGCGACCACAGCGCGCCGCATGGCCGAACACCTGCGCGAAGACGGCGTCTGCCGCACGGCCGGCCCGGGATCGATCATCTATCCCGAAATGAACCGGCTGATGATGCGGGTGACGGAGCTGTAG